GTAAAAGGTGGACCTGTAGGCCGTAGGGTAGGCTACGTTGTCGCTTTTATTGCTCACTGGCTGACTGGTGTTGTTGACACTGATATAGCCTAATTTGAATTAGTTGTGCACAGTAAATTAAACTGTACTGGTACCAAGATATTCTAACTGTTCCACCGTTCAGCGATAAAAAGGATGACAAAGCAGACACCTCTAACATGCAGTGGCCATACTCGCCCTGTCGTGGACTTGGCTTTCAGCGATATAACTGAAGATGGCTATTTCTTGATCAGCGCATGCAAGGGTGGGTTCATATTAGTTAATAAGCAGTTGGGTTAATTTGCAATGCTTAAAGCACTAACTGAGCAAGggttgaataaaatgaaaaatttatcttttattCTATATTCTGGTAAGATTGTAATATTGTTACTGTATTATCCAGATGGAAAGCCGATGTTGCGACAAGGACATACAGGAGATTGGGTTGGTACATTCCAGGGACATCATGGTGCAATATGGGCTGCTACTTTGAATAAAGATGCAACAAAAGCAGCAACTGGAGCAGCTGATTTCACTGCGTATGATGCTAAcggattatatttttttatatatttgaaatcttTGACAAGAACATACTCCCATATAAAAATACAGAAGCATGTATTCCATATAGACTTATTTTTAAAAGGTGTTAAATATAGTCTTATAAAACGATGTAGATGAAAAAGATCATCATATGAATTCAGATATGTATGTGATATTTTAGAACACTTAAGCATCCACCACCAAAGTTTGTTCAAAGCACAATCTTGCAGTTTTATTCTAAGATGAGGCAAATGCAGCAATGCAGAGTTAAATTAGGTCTAGTTGACTTAAGTAGAACTTAAGCTAAACATAACTCAATAATCAATTTTGTGTAGGAACATCTGCAATGATACTTTTTACAACAAGATCACATTATACTGATGGGTCATAACTCAATGATTCTAATCCGTAGCGAACTAAATTCGGGCAATTGATGATCTATCAGAAatgattcaaatttaaattttgaattcattgaCTGGCTGTTTGTTTCTGATTAATTAGACAAACATTGTTTTCTATTATCTGttaatcatttgtttttttatacagTAAACTCTGGAATGCTGTCACTGGTGATGTTGACGCATCATTTCCACATAAACATATTGTCAAAGCTGTATCATTTTCTCCAGATGGATCAAGGTTATTAACAGGAGGTCAAGAAAAAACACTTCGTTGCTTCAATATTGAGAAAACAGATGCAGGTTGTAAATATTGGTTGAATACcttcatttaaaatatctagtaattcatttaaaataaatagtgATATGCCCTCACGAAAGCATGACAGTTTTCAACAGTATGTCAGATGAAATTACTTACGTTCGAAAGTAAAATAATACTCAAAACCTCtagaaattaatataaattagtaGTTTCTATATTTGTTATTCAGTGAATTTAAAACAGGTATGTGGTAGCCTACTATTTTGTTGTAGAAATACTAGTTTATAtgatttcttaaatattattaatcaaGAAAAAGAATTGTACTTTCAGGTCCTTATAGGGATGAAAAATATCTGAGGAATATTTCATGTAGATTGATagcatattttaatttttaagtcTTATTTAATCCAAActttaaaagtgaaaaaaaaactaccCATTCAACATTTGAAAATGCTTGTTTTAAATTGTTAGATCCAGAGGAAATAGGGAAACATGAGGGAAGTATAAAGAAAACGTTATGGATTGATGAAAAGATTGTTTTAAGTGCGTCAGAGGATAAAACAATAAGGTTTGTTGTATTTTAGCACCATTAAATGGGTTATTTGATGCAATATAGGTAGAATTTAGTTTCTGTTGAGGGggtcatttttttgtattttactttTGAGCTATTGGAGTATCATCCAATGTAGGGGTGTGCAATATTTTTGTcgatgggccatataaccaacttcacaCATCTAGATGGGCCTCACGAAAAAAAGAATTCATGCATGcaacgaaataaaaaattcttctaatgcaaatttttttttcaacattttagtGGGGCACTTGAAATATGTTTGTGAACATCAGCTTTACTTTGGATTTGtttatgtaaatttttattttactttggGCATTCTCATAACTGcaacaaagtaaaaaaaactaatattttgCAGGAAGTGGGATACATCAACCAATAGTGAAGTTCAACAAGTTAAACTAGATTCAACAGTAACAGATATTGAACTGTCGCAAGATAAAACAACACTTCTTGTCACCAATAATAAAACCATATCTATATTCGATGTCGAAAGGTTTGTTTCCTTCTATACTCTTGTTATCTTTTGTTATAtactatttttatatatatgttttggCCAAATTGGTGGCATCAATATTGTGTGGACGATTTCAGTACCAGatataaccaattttaaaaCGTTATAATGGGAATTTAATAAAGTTCTGTACAACAAAACTT
This is a stretch of genomic DNA from Styela clava chromosome 2, kaStyClav1.hap1.2, whole genome shotgun sequence. It encodes these proteins:
- the LOC120335299 gene encoding serine-threonine kinase receptor-associated protein-like; translated protein: MTKQTPLTCSGHTRPVVDLAFSDITEDGYFLISACKDGKPMLRQGHTGDWVGTFQGHHGAIWAATLNKDATKAATGAADFTAKLWNAVTGDVDASFPHKHIVKAVSFSPDGSRLLTGGQEKTLRCFNIEKTDADPEEIGKHEGSIKKTLWIDEKIVLSASEDKTIRKWDTSTNSEVQQVKLDSTVTDIELSQDKTTLLVTNNKTISIFDVERLDKQRDFTLPTQVYSASLHPHKKYIVAGGDDFKLYKYDFNTLKEQDSYKGHFGPVHAVRFSPDGELYASGSEDGTVRLWQTNVGTNYGLWRCVQPGEDEAVPVTNSSSEIKCMP